One Pseudorasbora parva isolate DD20220531a chromosome 4, ASM2467924v1, whole genome shotgun sequence genomic region harbors:
- the b3gnt2a gene encoding N-acetyllactosaminide beta-1,3-N-acetylglucosaminyltransferase 2a isoform X2 produces the protein MELTLDLPCRCPRCCEGIFRMNSNWNRTKMLGVLMLANFLIYIVVEVSRSYGQEQDIHKRQKMMPKVFWKKSKVSEAFWNREQDRLDDIYYLPLVNNGTNPPQDFRGVPHWLNRTNHCQPDGRVITQINDFSSLPQRFQDFLLYMGCRSYPLITDAPKVCSDPPYLLLAIKSIAPHFDRRQAIRESWGRAGILNGRRIATVFLLGITTATDHFPDLSEMVKHEAALYGDVLQWDYRDSFFNLTLKEVLFLEWFGTHCASARYIFKGDDDVFVNTQHILSYLGNFSTSSTKDLFIGDVITNAGPHRSRKLKYYIPESVFLGGYPPYAGGGGYLYSGDLGLRLRTISRVVTLYPIDDVYTGMCLQRLGLVPEKHMGFKTFDIEQKSRENPCAYKNLILVHPRSPQDMIKIWSWINDPNVNCSIVSTPDAKQLKKSK, from the exons CCCTAGACTTGCCCTGCAGATGCCCTCGCT GTTGTGAGGGCATCTTCAGGATGAACAGCAACTGGAACAGGACCAAGATGCTCGGAGTGCTGATGTTAGCCAATTTCCTCATCTACATCGTGGTGGAAGTGTCCCGAAGCTACGGGCAGGAGCAGGACATCCACAAACGACAGAAAATGATGCCCAAAGTGTTCTGGAAGAAGTCGAAAGTCAGTGAGGCGTTCTGGAATCGTGAGCAGGACCGCCTCGACGACATCTACTACCTGCCCCTTGTAAATAATGGCACCAATCCTCCTCAGGACTTTCGGGGAGTCCCGCATTGGCTGAATCGCACCAATCATTGCCAGCCAGACGGCAGAGTGATTACACAGATAAATGACTTTTCTTCACTACCACAGCGATTCCAGGATTTCCTATTGTACATGGGATGTAGGTCATATCCCTTGATAACGGACGCACCCAAAGTGTGTTCTGATCCACCGTACCTTTTGCTCGCGATAAAATCCATAGCGCCACATTTCGACAGACGGCAGGCCATCCGGGAATCATGGGGTCGCGCTGGTATTCTAAACGGCCGACGCATTGCCACGGTGTTCCTACTTGGCATCACGACTGCGACGGACCACTTCCCGGATTTGTCGGAAATGGTCAAGCACGAAGCGGCGTTGTACGGCGACGTCCTGCAGTGGGATTACCGAGACTCGTTCTTCAACCTCACCTTGAAAGAAGTCCTATTTCTGGAGTGGTTTGGGACACATTGCGCTTCTGCTCGATATATCTTCAAAGGCGATGATGACGTTTTCGTCAACACGCAGCATATTCTAAGCTACCTAGGGAACTTTTCGACGTCCAGCACAAAGGACCTTTTTATTGGCGACGTGATCACCAATGCCGGACCACACCGGAGCAGAAAACTCAAGTATTATATCCCCGAGAGCGTGTTCCTCGGGGGTTACCCTCCATACGCGGGTGGCGGAGGCTACCTGTATTCGGGTGATTTGGGACTGCGGCTAAGAACGATCTCTCGTGTGGTCACGTTGTACCCGATTGACGATGTGTACACGGGGATGTGTCTGCAGAGACTGGGACTGGTTCCTGAGAAACACATGGGCTTCAAGACCTTTGACATTGAGCAGAAGAGCAGAGAGAATCCATGTGCTTACAAAAATTTGATTCTGGTGCATCCCAGGAGCCCACAGGACATGATAAAGATCTGGTCTTGGATAAATGACCCTAACGTGAACTGTAGCATTGTGTCTACACCGGACGCTAAGCAACTTAAGAAAAGCAAATAG
- the b3gnt2a gene encoding N-acetyllactosaminide beta-1,3-N-acetylglucosaminyltransferase 2a isoform X3 codes for MNSNWNRTKMLGVLMLANFLIYIVVEVSRSYGQEQDIHKRQKMMPKVFWKKSKVSEAFWNREQDRLDDIYYLPLVNNGTNPPQDFRGVPHWLNRTNHCQPDGRVITQINDFSSLPQRFQDFLLYMGCRSYPLITDAPKVCSDPPYLLLAIKSIAPHFDRRQAIRESWGRAGILNGRRIATVFLLGITTATDHFPDLSEMVKHEAALYGDVLQWDYRDSFFNLTLKEVLFLEWFGTHCASARYIFKGDDDVFVNTQHILSYLGNFSTSSTKDLFIGDVITNAGPHRSRKLKYYIPESVFLGGYPPYAGGGGYLYSGDLGLRLRTISRVVTLYPIDDVYTGMCLQRLGLVPEKHMGFKTFDIEQKSRENPCAYKNLILVHPRSPQDMIKIWSWINDPNVNCSIVSTPDAKQLKKSK; via the coding sequence ATGAACAGCAACTGGAACAGGACCAAGATGCTCGGAGTGCTGATGTTAGCCAATTTCCTCATCTACATCGTGGTGGAAGTGTCCCGAAGCTACGGGCAGGAGCAGGACATCCACAAACGACAGAAAATGATGCCCAAAGTGTTCTGGAAGAAGTCGAAAGTCAGTGAGGCGTTCTGGAATCGTGAGCAGGACCGCCTCGACGACATCTACTACCTGCCCCTTGTAAATAATGGCACCAATCCTCCTCAGGACTTTCGGGGAGTCCCGCATTGGCTGAATCGCACCAATCATTGCCAGCCAGACGGCAGAGTGATTACACAGATAAATGACTTTTCTTCACTACCACAGCGATTCCAGGATTTCCTATTGTACATGGGATGTAGGTCATATCCCTTGATAACGGACGCACCCAAAGTGTGTTCTGATCCACCGTACCTTTTGCTCGCGATAAAATCCATAGCGCCACATTTCGACAGACGGCAGGCCATCCGGGAATCATGGGGTCGCGCTGGTATTCTAAACGGCCGACGCATTGCCACGGTGTTCCTACTTGGCATCACGACTGCGACGGACCACTTCCCGGATTTGTCGGAAATGGTCAAGCACGAAGCGGCGTTGTACGGCGACGTCCTGCAGTGGGATTACCGAGACTCGTTCTTCAACCTCACCTTGAAAGAAGTCCTATTTCTGGAGTGGTTTGGGACACATTGCGCTTCTGCTCGATATATCTTCAAAGGCGATGATGACGTTTTCGTCAACACGCAGCATATTCTAAGCTACCTAGGGAACTTTTCGACGTCCAGCACAAAGGACCTTTTTATTGGCGACGTGATCACCAATGCCGGACCACACCGGAGCAGAAAACTCAAGTATTATATCCCCGAGAGCGTGTTCCTCGGGGGTTACCCTCCATACGCGGGTGGCGGAGGCTACCTGTATTCGGGTGATTTGGGACTGCGGCTAAGAACGATCTCTCGTGTGGTCACGTTGTACCCGATTGACGATGTGTACACGGGGATGTGTCTGCAGAGACTGGGACTGGTTCCTGAGAAACACATGGGCTTCAAGACCTTTGACATTGAGCAGAAGAGCAGAGAGAATCCATGTGCTTACAAAAATTTGATTCTGGTGCATCCCAGGAGCCCACAGGACATGATAAAGATCTGGTCTTGGATAAATGACCCTAACGTGAACTGTAGCATTGTGTCTACACCGGACGCTAAGCAACTTAAGAAAAGCAAATAG